One window of the Prochlorococcus marinus XMU1411 genome contains the following:
- a CDS encoding glycoside hydrolase family 57 protein: MNGQYPKKNFLGQLAIVLHAHLPYVRKNEKNSLEEDWLFQAILECYIPLLQSIETSRDENPFNTKLTISLSPTLLSLLSNKQIQETFPSWIKTRNDFLNELPEEDKSASTFLIKNLNDKYLYWQKCSGNLIEKFRILNNSGNLDILTCAATHGYLPILRENPETVNGQINTAIKSHENILGTKPLGIWLPECAYYENLDELLFNSGIRYAILDGHGILNATPRPRYGVYAPICSKKGVAFFGRDSESTLPVWSAKDGFPGDRVYREFHKDLGWELPISKLQEKGISTKRPLGLKFHKITDEKVPLGKKEFYLENEAKEKAAEHADAYLLARSKQLEKITLSSSFNPLLVAPFDAELFGHWWYEGPCFIENILKNSSKYSIKLTTLKEFLLQKPNLQICDPSPSSWGQGGYHNYWINDSNAWIVPEITKAGSTFVALCSKNIHNDISLRLFKQAARELLLSESSDWSFILRAGTTTELAKERIERHLFRFWKLVEMIKNHSNINLKFLEDIEEEDQLFPDISIDDWRK; encoded by the coding sequence ATGAATGGGCAATACCCCAAAAAAAATTTTTTAGGCCAGTTAGCGATAGTTTTACATGCTCATCTTCCTTATGTCAGAAAAAATGAAAAAAACTCGTTAGAAGAGGATTGGTTATTTCAGGCGATATTGGAATGTTACATACCACTACTTCAATCAATAGAAACTTCCAGAGATGAAAATCCTTTTAATACAAAACTTACTATTAGTTTGTCTCCAACATTATTATCACTTCTAAGTAATAAACAAATTCAGGAAACTTTCCCAAGCTGGATTAAAACAAGGAATGATTTCTTAAACGAACTGCCAGAAGAAGATAAAAGTGCTTCTACATTTTTAATAAAAAATCTTAATGACAAATACTTATATTGGCAAAAATGTTCTGGAAATTTAATTGAGAAGTTTAGAATTTTAAATAATTCTGGAAATTTGGATATTCTTACTTGTGCAGCAACACACGGATATCTCCCAATTCTAAGGGAGAACCCTGAAACTGTTAATGGACAAATTAATACAGCCATCAAGAGCCATGAAAATATTCTTGGAACTAAACCCTTAGGTATTTGGTTGCCTGAATGTGCATATTATGAAAATTTGGATGAATTACTATTTAATTCTGGTATTAGATATGCGATTTTAGATGGACATGGAATTTTAAATGCCACTCCAAGGCCTAGGTATGGTGTTTACGCACCAATCTGCTCTAAAAAAGGAGTTGCTTTTTTCGGAAGAGATAGTGAGTCAACCTTGCCCGTTTGGTCTGCTAAGGATGGATTCCCGGGAGACAGAGTTTATAGAGAATTTCATAAAGATTTGGGCTGGGAGTTGCCTATTTCTAAGCTTCAAGAGAAGGGTATTTCAACCAAAAGACCTTTAGGTTTAAAGTTTCATAAGATTACTGATGAAAAAGTTCCATTAGGGAAAAAGGAGTTTTATTTAGAAAATGAAGCCAAAGAGAAGGCAGCAGAACATGCTGATGCTTATCTTCTAGCGAGATCAAAACAATTAGAAAAAATAACTTTATCCTCTTCCTTTAATCCCTTATTGGTAGCTCCTTTTGATGCCGAGTTATTTGGACATTGGTGGTATGAAGGACCTTGTTTTATTGAAAATATTTTAAAGAATTCTAGTAAATATTCAATTAAGCTTACAACTTTAAAAGAATTCTTACTTCAAAAGCCAAATCTTCAGATTTGTGATCCGTCGCCATCAAGCTGGGGACAAGGTGGTTACCATAATTACTGGATTAATGATTCAAATGCATGGATCGTTCCAGAAATCACTAAAGCAGGCTCAACTTTTGTTGCTTTATGTTCAAAAAATATACATAATGACATATCCTTAAGACTTTTCAAACAAGCAGCAAGAGAACTACTTCTTTCTGAGTCTTCTGATTGGAGCTTTATCTTAAGAGCTGGAACTACAACTGAGCTTGCAAAAGAGAGGATAGAAAGACACTTATTCCGTTTCTGGAAATTAGTTGAAATGATTAAAAATCATTCCAATATCAATTTAAAATTTCTTGAAGATATTGAGGAAGAAGATCAGTTGTTCCCAGATATTAGTATTGATGATTGGCGTAAATAA
- a CDS encoding 2-isopropylmalate synthase translates to MSKDPGRILIFDTTLRDGEQSPGASLNLEEKLAIAHQLARLGVDVIEAGFPFASPGDFKAVNKIANSVGKENGPIICGLARASKGDIKACYEAVSPAPKKRIHTFIATSDIHLKHKLKKSRKDVLQIVPEMVNYAKSLVDDVEFSCEDASRSDPDFLYEVIQLAISAGATTINIPDTVGFSTPSEFGKLINDINKNVPNIDEAVISVHGHNDLGLAVANFLDAVKNGARQLECTINGIGERAGNASLEELVMALHVRKSFFNSFFKRNPDSPTPLTAIRTEEITKTSRLVSNLTGMTVQPNKAIVGANAFAHESGIHQDGVLKNRLTYEIIDAKTVGLSDNKISLGKLSGRSAVRARLEEMGYDLSREDLNDAFARFKDLADRKREITDRDLEAIVSEQVQLPEAKFQLSLVQVSCGNASKPTATISLLNTEDNTEDTAVSIGTGPVDAVCEALNKLAKVPNELIEFSVKSVTEGIDALGEVTIRIRRDNKIYSGHSADTDVVVAAANAYVNALNRLVFSEKKNSIHPQFDDLENPNKTFISNHAN, encoded by the coding sequence ATGTCCAAAGATCCTGGAAGAATTTTGATCTTTGATACAACTCTTCGAGATGGAGAGCAATCTCCTGGCGCAAGTTTAAATCTTGAAGAAAAGCTTGCTATCGCACATCAACTAGCAAGATTAGGGGTAGATGTAATTGAGGCTGGATTCCCTTTTGCAAGTCCTGGAGATTTTAAAGCTGTTAATAAAATTGCCAATTCTGTCGGGAAAGAAAATGGTCCTATAATATGCGGTTTAGCTAGAGCATCCAAAGGTGATATAAAAGCATGCTATGAAGCAGTAAGTCCAGCTCCTAAGAAAAGAATACATACTTTTATTGCCACAAGTGATATTCACCTTAAACATAAACTTAAAAAATCCAGAAAAGATGTTCTTCAAATAGTTCCAGAAATGGTTAATTATGCAAAATCATTGGTAGATGATGTTGAGTTTTCTTGTGAAGATGCCTCAAGGAGTGATCCTGATTTTTTATACGAAGTGATTCAACTAGCAATTTCTGCAGGAGCAACAACAATAAATATCCCTGATACTGTTGGATTTTCAACTCCAAGTGAATTTGGGAAATTAATTAATGATATAAATAAAAACGTCCCAAATATTGATGAGGCAGTAATCTCGGTTCATGGTCATAATGATTTAGGTTTAGCAGTAGCAAATTTTCTAGATGCTGTAAAAAATGGAGCAAGACAACTTGAATGTACTATTAATGGAATTGGGGAAAGAGCCGGTAATGCCTCTCTAGAAGAATTAGTAATGGCATTGCATGTTAGAAAAAGTTTTTTTAATAGTTTTTTTAAAAGAAATCCAGATTCACCAACTCCTCTTACGGCAATAAGAACAGAAGAAATAACAAAAACCTCTAGACTAGTTTCCAACCTAACTGGAATGACTGTACAACCTAATAAAGCAATTGTAGGTGCTAATGCTTTTGCACATGAGTCAGGCATTCATCAAGATGGAGTTTTAAAAAATAGATTAACTTACGAAATTATCGATGCAAAAACTGTTGGTTTGAGTGACAACAAAATATCTTTGGGAAAACTTAGTGGAAGAAGTGCAGTAAGAGCAAGATTAGAAGAAATGGGATATGACTTGAGCCGAGAAGATTTAAATGATGCTTTTGCTCGTTTTAAGGATTTAGCTGACAGAAAAAGAGAAATCACTGATAGAGACTTAGAAGCAATTGTTAGTGAACAAGTACAGCTACCAGAAGCTAAATTTCAATTAAGTCTTGTACAAGTAAGTTGTGGTAATGCATCTAAACCTACTGCCACCATATCGCTTCTAAATACGGAAGATAATACTGAGGATACTGCTGTATCAATAGGGACTGGACCCGTTGATGCTGTATGCGAAGCTTTAAATAAATTAGCTAAAGTACCTAATGAATTAATTGAATTTTCTGTCAAGTCGGTAACAGAAGGTATTGATGCTTTGGGCGAAGTAACAATAAGAATAAGGAGGGATAATAAAATATATTCTGGTCATTCTGCTGATACGGATGTAGTAGTTGCTGCAGCGAACGCTTATGTTAATGCTTTAAATAGACTTGTCTTCTCTGAGAAAAAAAATTCAATTCACCCACAATTTGATGATTTAGAAAATCCTAATAAAACATTTATATCTAATCATGCAAACTAA
- a CDS encoding HDIG domain-containing metalloprotein, protein MQNITTTLKKLSYLWRRIQVPIKQPTRISKIDNLIIFLVCILISIISSYKFLLISPLNISDIFSWSLTFTEVLISSWILILISKKENPTISSRQIILILTLLLAVQVSKLALSSIISPLSMIIPPTLIISQGMGSITALAWVSIASLSWPDPAIALNIHLFFIILICASVVSLLGGRIRSRAQLLQLSIFVPIGSLLSQWILIDKDKISLIDKQEFVFANGNIFSDSLLLAIVMLFTILFIPIFESIFGLVTKARLLELADKEKPLIRRLSLEAPGTFEHTLLICGLAEEATRMIGGDIDLIKTGALYHDVGKLHAPNWFIENQDGSKNPHDEIDDPIRSAKVLQAHVDEGLKYARKNRLPKPITNFIPEHQGTLKMGYFFHKAKEKNLKINENDFRYKGPIPQSKETAILMLADGCEAALRAMNINASDEEALETISKIIYSRQKDGQLDDSNLSKGEIFLIQRAFLNVWKRIRHRRIQYPTSKNNTFS, encoded by the coding sequence GTGCAAAACATTACAACCACCTTAAAAAAATTATCTTATCTTTGGAGAAGGATTCAAGTCCCAATTAAACAACCAACTAGAATTTCGAAAATTGATAATCTCATAATTTTTTTAGTATGCATTTTGATTTCAATAATTTCTTCTTATAAATTTCTTCTTATTTCGCCTTTAAATATTTCAGATATTTTTTCTTGGAGTTTGACATTTACTGAAGTATTAATAAGTTCTTGGATTTTGATACTAATTTCAAAAAAGGAAAATCCTACAATTTCTTCAAGACAAATTATCTTGATCTTAACTCTTCTTTTAGCAGTACAGGTTTCGAAATTAGCCTTATCATCAATCATTAGTCCATTATCAATGATAATTCCACCTACGTTAATAATATCTCAAGGAATGGGAAGTATAACGGCTTTGGCTTGGGTATCAATTGCAAGTCTTAGTTGGCCAGACCCAGCAATTGCTTTAAATATTCATTTATTTTTTATTATATTAATCTGCGCTTCAGTGGTATCTCTTCTTGGAGGAAGAATAAGAAGTAGAGCTCAATTGCTCCAACTATCAATTTTTGTACCCATCGGATCATTATTGAGTCAATGGATATTGATAGATAAAGATAAAATATCCCTTATTGATAAACAAGAATTTGTTTTTGCAAACGGCAATATCTTTTCAGATTCTTTGTTATTGGCAATTGTAATGCTTTTTACTATTTTATTTATACCTATTTTTGAGTCGATATTTGGATTAGTAACTAAAGCAAGATTACTCGAATTAGCTGATAAAGAGAAACCTCTAATTAGAAGATTGTCTCTCGAAGCTCCTGGTACTTTTGAACATACCTTACTGATATGTGGTTTGGCAGAGGAAGCAACAAGAATGATAGGTGGTGATATTGATCTAATTAAAACCGGAGCTCTATATCATGATGTTGGTAAATTACATGCCCCTAATTGGTTTATTGAAAATCAAGATGGTTCAAAAAATCCACATGATGAAATAGATGATCCTATTAGAAGTGCAAAGGTTTTACAAGCGCATGTTGATGAAGGATTAAAGTATGCGAGAAAAAACAGACTACCTAAACCGATAACCAATTTCATCCCAGAACATCAGGGCACTTTAAAAATGGGTTATTTCTTTCATAAAGCTAAAGAAAAAAATCTTAAAATTAATGAAAATGATTTTAGATATAAGGGTCCTATTCCTCAATCAAAAGAAACAGCTATTTTAATGCTTGCTGATGGATGTGAAGCAGCATTAAGAGCTATGAATATTAATGCCTCTGATGAAGAAGCTTTGGAAACTATATCTAAAATTATTTATTCACGTCAGAAAGATGGTCAACTAGATGATAGTAATTTATCAAAGGGAGAAATCTTTTTAATTCAAAGGGCGTTCTTGAATGTATGGAAAAGAATTAGACATAGAAGAATTCAGTATCCAACAAGTAAGAATAATACTTTTTCTTGA
- the folD gene encoding bifunctional methylenetetrahydrofolate dehydrogenase/methenyltetrahydrofolate cyclohydrolase FolD, whose amino-acid sequence MSLKLDGKKLSLEIEERLNDYISSNIKIAKRAPGLAVIRIGEDPASGVYVNNKEKACSRVGIKSFIFHLKNNVEQKEVEKLINKLNLNKDIDGMLLQLPIPKKFDEQKLISHIDPNKDVDGLNEINIGKLVKNEPAMRSCTPAGIINLLKSQNITIEGKKIVVIGRSLLVGKPLSLMLLNLNGTVTMTHSKTLNLHKICMDADILIAAAGKPNLVDSSFVKEGAVIVDVGIHRLKSSDKNKSRLCGDVLLEDVIPKVFAYTPVPGGVGPMTVTMLLVNTIFSWQKKFGLSSTLNELLP is encoded by the coding sequence ATGTCATTAAAATTAGACGGTAAAAAATTATCTCTGGAAATTGAGGAAAGATTAAATGACTATATTTCTAGTAATATAAAAATCGCAAAAAGAGCTCCCGGTTTAGCTGTAATAAGAATAGGTGAAGATCCAGCGAGTGGTGTTTATGTCAATAACAAGGAAAAAGCATGTTCAAGGGTAGGAATAAAGAGCTTTATCTTTCATCTAAAAAATAACGTAGAGCAAAAAGAAGTAGAAAAATTAATAAACAAGCTAAACTTGAACAAGGACATAGATGGAATGTTGCTACAACTTCCCATCCCAAAGAAATTTGATGAACAAAAGCTTATAAGTCATATCGATCCAAACAAAGATGTAGATGGATTAAATGAGATAAATATCGGCAAATTAGTAAAAAATGAGCCTGCTATGAGATCTTGTACGCCAGCAGGAATTATTAATTTATTAAAATCCCAAAATATTACAATTGAAGGAAAGAAAATTGTCGTAATAGGAAGAAGCTTACTGGTTGGGAAACCTCTATCGCTTATGTTATTGAATCTAAATGGGACAGTAACAATGACTCATTCAAAAACATTGAATTTACATAAAATCTGTATGGATGCTGACATATTAATTGCAGCAGCAGGAAAACCTAATCTAGTAGATTCTAGTTTTGTAAAAGAGGGAGCAGTGATTGTTGATGTAGGGATACATAGATTAAAAAGTTCTGATAAAAATAAATCAAGATTATGTGGCGATGTATTATTAGAAGATGTAATTCCTAAAGTATTTGCTTACACACCTGTTCCAGGAGGGGTTGGTCCAATGACAGTCACAATGTTACTAGTAAATACTATTTTTAGCTGGCAGAAAAAATTTGGTTTATCATCAACCCTAAATGAACTTTTGCCATAA
- a CDS encoding polyprenyl synthetase family protein, with protein MTDVIDNTSDFEKYLKGTKKIVEEALDFSLGPENPEILRDSMRYSLLAGGKRIRPILCLASCKLAGGEPSLAVPTAVAIEMIHTMSLIHDDLPAMDNDDLRRGRPTNHKVYGDAIAILAGDALLTRAFEMVSLRSPGVDPIRLLNVVGELSLVAGAPGLVGGQVVDLECEGKEVDLETLEYIHLHKTGALLKACVRTGAMIAGANENILQALTTYAEGIGLAFQIIDDILDLTSSSEKLGKTAGKDLLADKTTYPKLLGMEESKKRAFDLVEKAKKAIEPWGVDAKYLISLADFITNRDR; from the coding sequence ATGACTGACGTTATTGATAACACTTCAGATTTTGAAAAATATCTTAAAGGCACAAAAAAGATTGTAGAAGAAGCACTTGATTTTTCCTTGGGTCCTGAGAATCCAGAAATATTAAGAGATTCAATGAGATATTCCCTTTTAGCTGGGGGGAAAAGAATACGTCCAATTTTATGTTTAGCATCCTGCAAACTGGCTGGAGGAGAACCCTCTCTTGCTGTTCCTACTGCGGTAGCCATTGAGATGATACATACAATGTCACTTATTCATGACGATCTGCCAGCTATGGATAATGATGACTTGAGGAGAGGTAGGCCTACAAATCATAAAGTTTATGGAGATGCAATAGCTATTCTCGCAGGAGATGCTTTATTAACTAGAGCCTTCGAAATGGTCTCTTTAAGAAGCCCAGGAGTCGATCCAATTAGATTATTAAATGTAGTTGGCGAATTATCACTAGTAGCTGGTGCACCAGGCTTAGTCGGGGGACAAGTTGTTGATTTAGAGTGCGAAGGCAAAGAAGTAGACCTTGAAACTCTTGAATATATTCATCTTCATAAGACTGGGGCTTTATTAAAGGCTTGCGTAAGAACAGGTGCAATGATCGCAGGGGCGAACGAAAACATACTACAAGCTCTAACAACATATGCAGAGGGAATTGGTTTAGCCTTCCAAATAATAGATGATATTCTTGATTTAACTTCTAGCAGTGAAAAGCTTGGTAAAACTGCTGGTAAAGATCTTTTAGCAGACAAAACTACTTACCCTAAATTACTTGGAATGGAGGAGTCAAAGAAAAGAGCATTTGATTTAGTTGAAAAAGCAAAAAAAGCAATTGAACCTTGGGGGGTAGATGCAAAGTATTTAATATCACTAGCCGACTTTATTACAAATAGAGATAGATAA
- a CDS encoding divergent PAP2 family protein: MSEFFSFFNNSVLFWSLLSCLLAQFFKIVFNFFSTGEIRFGIMFETGGMPSSHSALITGATSGIGYELGFDSSIFALSVAVALIVMYDASGVRKSAGIQAAEINKLSKKLDPQSKLLLKETLGHTKIEVMVGSFLGPLITLPGMFFIGSPLKIIDLIIN, translated from the coding sequence ATGTCTGAGTTTTTTTCCTTTTTTAATAATTCAGTTCTTTTTTGGAGCTTATTATCCTGCTTGTTAGCTCAGTTTTTTAAAATTGTTTTCAATTTCTTTTCAACTGGTGAGATAAGATTTGGAATTATGTTCGAGACGGGCGGAATGCCTTCAAGTCATTCCGCCTTAATAACTGGTGCTACATCTGGTATTGGTTATGAATTGGGATTTGATAGCTCAATTTTCGCATTATCAGTTGCTGTAGCACTAATAGTTATGTATGACGCTAGTGGTGTTCGTAAATCAGCTGGGATTCAAGCTGCAGAAATCAATAAACTATCAAAAAAACTAGATCCTCAATCTAAATTACTTTTAAAAGAAACCCTAGGCCATACAAAAATTGAGGTCATGGTGGGGAGTTTTTTAGGACCATTAATTACTTTGCCTGGAATGTTTTTTATTGGTTCTCCTCTCAAAATAATTGATTTGATAATAAATTAA
- a CDS encoding cobyrinate a,c-diamide synthase, producing MPCVISSPSTDSGKTTLSLLISCWAFSKGIKIQTFKVGPDYLDQQQLSSIGQPICRNLDIFLSGEKWVQESFLKHSFKYEFSLIEGAMGLFDGLGSTTYSSTANISKLLNAPVIFIVNARGQVASLLATVRGFRDFDGELLIAGIIFNNVNSDRHKKLIEEVFKNEDIEILGFLPSDSKITLKKANLGLISPLDNGRKIDVEYFANFAERNLDVFSLLKFMKSPKKKIFNSISLEDFKIDKSKPIAIVEDKIFHFQYPETKEFLSEIGIPLISWSIYDDEEIPNEASSLIIPGGFPEKYADHISNSIKSLNSLRKFRKNGFIYAECGGMMILGDLIKDEKGNDHKMSGILPFRSKKSKLSVGYRYIEGLKDTPIIKQKQLIRGHEYHYWEIEKNISELDLRKAEHPKELTSPWKIKSWKTEYKNEGFFDKKLHASWIHLHLPSSPEVAKNFIDATQISFSKDS from the coding sequence ATGCCTTGTGTAATATCGTCTCCTTCAACTGATAGTGGCAAAACTACATTATCGCTTTTGATATCTTGTTGGGCGTTCTCAAAAGGTATAAAGATACAAACTTTTAAGGTTGGGCCAGATTATCTTGATCAACAACAACTTAGTTCAATTGGCCAACCTATTTGCAGGAATTTAGATATTTTTTTAAGTGGAGAGAAATGGGTTCAAGAAAGTTTTTTAAAACATTCTTTTAAATATGAATTCTCATTAATTGAAGGAGCAATGGGTCTATTTGATGGATTAGGATCAACAACCTATTCAAGCACAGCAAATATCTCTAAACTTCTCAATGCACCAGTAATTTTTATTGTTAATGCTAGAGGTCAAGTAGCTTCTCTTTTGGCGACTGTTCGAGGCTTTAGAGATTTTGATGGTGAGTTGTTAATAGCAGGAATTATATTTAATAACGTTAATTCAGATAGGCATAAAAAGTTAATCGAAGAAGTTTTTAAAAATGAAGATATCGAAATTCTTGGTTTTTTACCATCTGATTCAAAAATAACTTTAAAGAAGGCTAATTTAGGTTTGATATCTCCTTTGGATAATGGTAGAAAAATTGATGTTGAATATTTTGCAAATTTCGCCGAAAGAAATCTTGATGTATTTTCTCTTCTAAAATTTATGAAATCTCCTAAAAAGAAAATATTTAATTCTATCAGTCTTGAAGATTTTAAAATAGACAAAAGTAAACCCATCGCAATTGTAGAAGATAAAATCTTTCATTTTCAATACCCTGAAACTAAGGAGTTTTTGAGTGAAATAGGAATTCCATTGATTTCATGGAGTATTTATGATGATGAAGAAATTCCTAATGAGGCTTCTTCTTTAATTATTCCTGGAGGGTTCCCCGAAAAATATGCTGATCATATTAGTAACTCTATAAAAAGCTTAAATTCGTTAAGGAAATTCCGCAAAAATGGATTTATATATGCAGAGTGCGGAGGTATGATGATTTTAGGAGACTTAATAAAAGATGAAAAAGGTAATGATCATAAAATGAGTGGTATCCTACCTTTTAGATCGAAAAAAAGTAAACTTTCAGTGGGTTATAGATACATTGAGGGTTTAAAAGATACTCCGATAATTAAACAAAAGCAATTAATTAGAGGACATGAATATCATTATTGGGAAATTGAAAAAAATATATCTGAACTTGATTTAAGAAAAGCTGAACATCCGAAGGAACTTACTTCTCCATGGAAAATTAAATCTTGGAAAACTGAATACAAAAATGAAGGTTTTTTTGATAAAAAATTACATGCAAGTTGGATTCACTTACATTTGCCAAGTTCTCCAGAAGTTGCAAAAAACTTTATAGATGCCACCCAAATTAGTTTTTCAAAGGATTCTTAA